Genomic window ([Limnothrix rosea] IAM M-220):
CCGATTCAGAAGAGAAACGGCTGACGACACTTTTACTTTTTTAGACTCCGCCATTTGCAAGCGCTTGGGCAAGTCCGATGAAGAGGGGAATACCGATTGCAAGGGCAACAGGTGTACCCACAGCGGTGGACGAACCAATATAAGCAGAGGGGTTAGCGGAAGGAATACCTGCCCTTAGGGTGGGAGGTCCAGAGATATCAGAACTAGAAGCGGCAATAGTCGCTAGGATAACAACACCGCCAAGGCTAAAGCCTGTTGCATAGTGAGCAACCATGCCAAGACCAAAGGCAAGGAGACCATGTATGAGTGGTGCAACAATCGCGTATAGAGCATACCATTGACCGACTTTACGGAGTTCACCAAGTCTCGCCCAAGCTTCCATACCCATCACTAGCATGAGGATTGAAAGCAGGCCACGGAAACCGGGATCAAAGAAGCTCTCATATACTCTTTCAGGGCGGGTCAGTAATCCTAAGCCAAGGCCAAGTAGTAGTGCAGATAAAGCAGATCCTTGAAGACTCTCTTTGACAATCGGCCAGATTTCGACTCGCTTGCTCTTGGTTCCGCTTTGACCGCTGAGATACTCCTGCCTGCTGCTGGGGTAGTCGCCTGCTGCAACGGGTTGTTTGTTTACTGCTTCTTCATGAACAGCTTTCTCGCGCTTTTTGCTGACATAAATACTGGCTAAAACAATTGCTGTGACGAGGGCAGGAATATCCATAAAGGGATAAAGTGCTGCTGCCCAAGCTTCGTACTCTATGCCTTCGGTTTCTAGTAGTGTTAGGGCGGCGGCAAGGGTAGAGCCACTCACTGCACCAAATAAACCGGCGGTCGCAATGCCATCAACTGTCCTAACGCCCGGTAAATTGGCAAGGGTCAAGCGGCCAATAAATACAATCAAGATACCCATTACCATGGCAAATAATGCTGGTAATAGCATCTCAACTAGGTTGGCGTTGCGGATGGCGATACCACCGCTTAGACCAACTTTAATGAGCAGCATAAATACGATGAATTTATAGACTGCATCGGGAATTGATAAACGACTATTAACAGCGGCAACGACCATACCACCGATTAGAAAGCCGAGCGTTGGAGACTGCAACTTCCCTAGGAAGAGCGTGAAAAAATCGGATAAAAAATCCACGGTGTAATTCCTCTCGAATCAAAACTTAGGGGCTAGGACGCTAGTAAAGGGTAAGTAACCTTAGCTCCTAGATGTTTGGTTTTATGCATTTGGAGAATGCATGGCTTTATTTTTTAGTTATTTATGGAAATTCAGAAAAAAAATCTCTTGAGGGTAGATTAGGGGCGATCGCCAACACTTAGATCGGCGTCTTCAATGTAATCCTTCAGGAGTATAGATTTCAGGCAATAAAGCAAAATCATCAAACTAAAATAAACGATTACGAAAACAGCAACCTGGTGATACATATTCATTTCCTCAGAAAAGAATTTGGATGTTTTAAAACCACAAAAAATCTCAAGTGATTTTCTTGGCGATCGCAGGATTTTGCACTAGCTATATATCAGAGCTGATATACATGACCAAAAAAAATACTTGGCGTGGCTGAACGAAGAGACAATCTGCAGACTCGATAAGCGAGAAAACCGAGTTGCAGTGCATTTCTATTGAAAACGTTCTCTGTTGTTACAGTCACGCCAAATACAAAATCCACGTTGCATAGAAGCTTTCCTATGCCTGTTGAAAGTACTATACGCTTTTCACTATACAAATGTAAACAAACTATTCTTCAAAAATACGTAGTTGTTTCATAATTTGAGCTTATTAATTAAAAGCTCAGTCCAAAGGCAGATTAATCTCACCCATAGGGCAATTTAATGCTCACCTAGAACTTAAGGGGTATTAAAATGAGCTTACGGAAACTATCATTATCGTAAGCTAAAGAGAGGAAAGCTTTATTTGGTAGTATTTACAGCCATGGGATAAATTGACCCTAAACTCACCGATTAATCCTTTTTTTTCAGCAAAATATCCGAAAGAAACCAAAGTTTAATCAGTCGCACAACAAATTCATAGCGCGCCCACACTCTGCCCAAAGATGGAAATTTAGTCCGTATAAATACTGTTATGACTAACGCCCTTGCGAAAGCCGAAGTGTTTCCTGCTCTAGAACAAGAGCTGGATATCCTCGCACAACTCCTCGAAAATCAAAAATCACCCAACACCTGGCGTGCCTACAGGAAGGATATTCGCGATTTCTTTCGGTTCGCAGCGGATGCCCATGAACCAACCCCAATACTGGTTGATGCCTTCCTAAAACTGGATCAAACCCAAGCTTTATCCCTCGTATTACGCTACAAAAATGACCTGCGCGATCGCCGCCGTCTCAAAGAAGCAACCATTAATCGCCGACTGGCTGCGTTGAAATCTTTGGTGCGTTTAGCAAATCAGTTGGGGCAATGTACCTTTACCCTCGATGGAATTAAAGGAGAAAAAGTCGTTAATTATCGAGATACGACAGGTATAAAACAAAATTTGTATAGACAAATCTTGCAAATACCAGATAGAGGAAGCGTCAAAGGGAAGCGAGACTACGCATTGTTAAGATTGCTCTGGGATAATGCTTTACGGCGCGGCGAAATTGTCCAAATTAATTTAGAAGATTTAGACATGGAAAACCGAAAAGTGGCGATTTTAGGGAAAGGCAAGGGCACACAAAGGCAGGACATTACCCTTTCGAAGGCGACAGTGACAGCATTGGAGGAATGGATTGCAGTGCGTCCGAAGCAAAAAGGCCGGGTTCAACCTCTGTTTATCGCGTTAGATCATGCTCACTATGGTCATCGGTTAACGGGAACAGCTATTTATCAGCTGGTACGGAAAACGGCAAAGCTTGCAGGTATTGACAAGGTGATGTCACCTCACCGCATTCGCCATTCTGGGATTACTGCGGCATTGGATGCAACCAATGGGGATGTACGTAAGGTACAAAAGTTTTCGCGGCACTCGGATCTCAATACGTTGATGATTTATGACGATAACCGGAAAAATATGCAGGGTGAAGTGACGGATTTGTTAGCAGATTTAATTTAAGCAACTTTGTCTGGGTAGTTTCAGTCATTTGACCCCAATTGTGGTGTCATGGCTTACCGAGGTAAATCCAGTGAGATTACGTATATATACTGGAGTTGTTATAATCAACATTCAAGGAGCACGTACGTGACAACGGGACTATATCTACCGAATAATGTTTATTTAAGTGCAATTATTTGGGGATGGCGGGTGGTGTTTGGGGTGCTCCTGAGGGGTTTCATCACCATGGGAGCTGTTTGTGGCGGTCAATTTTTTTTGATGGGCGGAACAGTTTTCTTTCAACAGTTGTCTATGCAGTAGATGGTAGATTGTAATGACCTCAGTGGTTCTAGAGAAGGCTTTGAAAAAATCATTACTGGCGATCGCCCCGGAAGCGACCCTTATTGCTTGTTATTCCGCCGTTTTAGGTATGGTGGGTAGTACAGCAACAATTGCTCAACCTGTATGGGTAGCTCAGACACTGCAAGAGAATTCAGCTCCGTCATCGGACGAACCAACAGAACAACTTCCTGCTGAGCCTGAATTAACCCCTGCGGAAAGTGCCCATGAGGCGGGTTTAACGGCATTAGCACAGGGGGATTTTGAGGAGGCGATTAAACAATTTACGGAGGCGATCGCCAAAAACTCATTATTTGTAGAGGCTTTTAACAACCGTGGTATTGCCCATGGGGAGCTGGGTCAACTGCAAAATGCAATAGCCGATTTTAACCGGGCGATCGCCCTAGATGCCCAATCTCCGGCCGCCTACTATGGGCGGGGCACGGTCAACCATAAACTGGGAAAACCACAGGCATCCTATAACGATCTTTCCCAGGCGATCGCCCTCACACCTCAATGGGTTGACCCATATATCAATCGCGGGCTAATCCTTGTAAATTCGGGGCTGCGTAATGAGGCTCTCAACGACTTCAATCAAGCATTGACCCTCGAACCCAACAATATTCTGGCTTTGGTAAACCGCTCAAGC
Coding sequences:
- a CDS encoding sodium-dependent bicarbonate transport family permease, which encodes MDFLSDFFTLFLGKLQSPTLGFLIGGMVVAAVNSRLSIPDAVYKFIVFMLLIKVGLSGGIAIRNANLVEMLLPALFAMVMGILIVFIGRLTLANLPGVRTVDGIATAGLFGAVSGSTLAAALTLLETEGIEYEAWAAALYPFMDIPALVTAIVLASIYVSKKREKAVHEEAVNKQPVAAGDYPSSRQEYLSGQSGTKSKRVEIWPIVKESLQGSALSALLLGLGLGLLTRPERVYESFFDPGFRGLLSILMLVMGMEAWARLGELRKVGQWYALYAIVAPLIHGLLAFGLGMVAHYATGFSLGGVVILATIAASSSDISGPPTLRAGIPSANPSAYIGSSTAVGTPVALAIGIPLFIGLAQALANGGV
- a CDS encoding tyrosine-type recombinase/integrase, which encodes MTNALAKAEVFPALEQELDILAQLLENQKSPNTWRAYRKDIRDFFRFAADAHEPTPILVDAFLKLDQTQALSLVLRYKNDLRDRRRLKEATINRRLAALKSLVRLANQLGQCTFTLDGIKGEKVVNYRDTTGIKQNLYRQILQIPDRGSVKGKRDYALLRLLWDNALRRGEIVQINLEDLDMENRKVAILGKGKGTQRQDITLSKATVTALEEWIAVRPKQKGRVQPLFIALDHAHYGHRLTGTAIYQLVRKTAKLAGIDKVMSPHRIRHSGITAALDATNGDVRKVQKFSRHSDLNTLMIYDDNRKNMQGEVTDLLADLI
- a CDS encoding tetratricopeptide repeat protein; protein product: MTSVVLEKALKKSLLAIAPEATLIACYSAVLGMVGSTATIAQPVWVAQTLQENSAPSSDEPTEQLPAEPELTPAESAHEAGLTALAQGDFEEAIKQFTEAIAKNSLFVEAFNNRGIAHGELGQLQNAIADFNRAIALDAQSPAAYYGRGTVNHKLGKPQASYNDLSQAIALTPQWVDPYINRGLILVNSGLRNEALNDFNQALTLEPNNILALVNRSSLYVRTGNYEGALADCNLILRLNPNIAVAYNNRGIALAGLGNNIQAKQDLETALNLFTQQGDVTGQSRAQKFLNTLFN